In Cynocephalus volans isolate mCynVol1 chromosome 16, mCynVol1.pri, whole genome shotgun sequence, the following proteins share a genomic window:
- the SYNGR2 gene encoding synaptogyrin-2 isoform X2, giving the protein MESGAYGAAKAGGSFDLRRFLTQPQVFALIVFSCILGEGYSNTHESKQMYCVFNHNEDACRYGSSIGVLAFLASAFFLVVDAHFSQISNATDRKHLVIGDLLLSALWAFLWFVGFCFLTNQWAATNPEDVLVGADSARAAITFSFFSIFSWGALAFLAYQRYKAGVDDFIQNYVDPTPDPNTAYASYPGASVDNYQQPPFTQNAETTEGYQPPPVY; this is encoded by the exons ATGGAGAGCGGGGCCTATGGTGCGGCCAAGGCGGGCGGCTCCTTCGACCTGCGGCGCTTCCTGACGCAGCCGCAG GTCTTCGCCTTGATCGTGTTCTCTTGCATCTTGGGTGAGGGCTACAGCAATACCCACGAGTCTAAACAGATGTACTGTGTATTCAACCACAACGAGGACGCCTGCCGCTACGGCAGCTCCATCGGGGTGCTGGCCTTCCTGGCCtcagccttcttcttggtggtcgACGCACATTTCTCCCAGATCAGCAATGCCACTGACCGCAAGCACCTGGTCATTGGAGACCTGCTCCTCTCAG CTCTCTGGGCCTTCCTGTGGTTTGTTGGTTTCTGCTTCCTTACCAACCAGTGGGCGGCCACCAACCCGGAAGATGTGCTGGTGGGAGCCGACTCTGCCCGGGCAGCCATCACCTTCAGCTTCTTTTCCATCTTCTCCTGG GGTGCGCTGGCCTTCCTGGCCTACCAGCGCTACAAGGCCGGAGTGGACGACTTCATCCAGAATTATGTcgaccccaccccagaccccaACACAGCCTATGCCTCCTACCCAGGCGCATCTGTGGACAACTACCAACAGCCGCCCTTCACCCAGAATGCCGAGACCACCGAAGGCTACCAGCCACCCCCTGTGTACTGA
- the SYNGR2 gene encoding synaptogyrin-2 isoform X1 encodes MESGAYGAAKAGGSFDLRRFLTQPQVVTRAACLVFALIVFSCILGEGYSNTHESKQMYCVFNHNEDACRYGSSIGVLAFLASAFFLVVDAHFSQISNATDRKHLVIGDLLLSALWAFLWFVGFCFLTNQWAATNPEDVLVGADSARAAITFSFFSIFSWGALAFLAYQRYKAGVDDFIQNYVDPTPDPNTAYASYPGASVDNYQQPPFTQNAETTEGYQPPPVY; translated from the exons ATGGAGAGCGGGGCCTATGGTGCGGCCAAGGCGGGCGGCTCCTTCGACCTGCGGCGCTTCCTGACGCAGCCGCAGGTGGTGACGCGCGCCGCGTGCTTG GTCTTCGCCTTGATCGTGTTCTCTTGCATCTTGGGTGAGGGCTACAGCAATACCCACGAGTCTAAACAGATGTACTGTGTATTCAACCACAACGAGGACGCCTGCCGCTACGGCAGCTCCATCGGGGTGCTGGCCTTCCTGGCCtcagccttcttcttggtggtcgACGCACATTTCTCCCAGATCAGCAATGCCACTGACCGCAAGCACCTGGTCATTGGAGACCTGCTCCTCTCAG CTCTCTGGGCCTTCCTGTGGTTTGTTGGTTTCTGCTTCCTTACCAACCAGTGGGCGGCCACCAACCCGGAAGATGTGCTGGTGGGAGCCGACTCTGCCCGGGCAGCCATCACCTTCAGCTTCTTTTCCATCTTCTCCTGG GGTGCGCTGGCCTTCCTGGCCTACCAGCGCTACAAGGCCGGAGTGGACGACTTCATCCAGAATTATGTcgaccccaccccagaccccaACACAGCCTATGCCTCCTACCCAGGCGCATCTGTGGACAACTACCAACAGCCGCCCTTCACCCAGAATGCCGAGACCACCGAAGGCTACCAGCCACCCCCTGTGTACTGA
- the TK1 gene encoding thymidine kinase, cytosolic isoform X1, whose amino-acid sequence MSCITLPSVLPGSPSKTRGQIQVIFGPMFSGKSTELMRRVRRFQIAQYKCLVIKYAKDTRYSNNFSTHDRNTMEALPACQLRDVAQEALGVAVIGIDEGQFFPDIVEFCETMANAGKTVIVAALDGTFQRKAFGAVLHLVPLAESVVKLTAVCMECFREAAYTKRLGTEKEQVLQCNPAH is encoded by the exons ATGAGCTGCATCACCCTCCCCAGCGTGCTGCCCGGCTCCCCCAGCAAGACCCGGGGGCAGATCCAG GTGATTTTCGGCCCCATGTTCTCAGGAAAAAG CACCGAGCTGATGAGACGGGTCCGTCGCTTCCAGATCGCCCAGTACAAGTGCCTGGTCATCAAGTATGCCAAAGACACTCGCTACAGCAATAACTTCTCCACACATGACCG GAACACCATGGAGGCTCTACCTGCCTGCCAGCTCCGGGATGTGGCCCAGGAAGCCCTGGGTGTGGCTGTCATAGGCATCGACGAGGGGCAGTTT TTCCCCGACATTGTGGAGTTCTGCGAGACCATGGCCAACGCCGGGAAGACAGTGATTGTGGCCGCACTGGACGGGACCTTCCAGAGAAAG GCTTTCGGGGCTGTCCTGCACTTGGTGCCCCTGGCCGAGAGCGTGGTAAAGCTGACCGCGGTGTGCATGGAATGCTTCCGGGAAGCCGCCTACACCAAGAGGCTGGGCACGGAGAAAGAG CAGGTCCTGCAGTGCAACCCCGCCCACTGA
- the TK1 gene encoding thymidine kinase, cytosolic isoform X2: protein MSCITLPSVLPGSPSKTRGQIQVIFGPMFSGKSTELMRRVRRFQIAQYKCLVIKYAKDTRYSNNFSTHDRNTMEALPACQLRDVAQEALGVAVIGIDEGQFFPDIVEFCETMANAGKTVIVAALDGTFQRKAFGAVLHLVPLAESVVKLTAVCMECFREAAYTKRLGTEKEVEVIGGADKYHSVCRLCYFKKSSGQPAGIDKENCPVLGKPGEAAASRKLFAPQQVLQCNPAH, encoded by the exons ATGAGCTGCATCACCCTCCCCAGCGTGCTGCCCGGCTCCCCCAGCAAGACCCGGGGGCAGATCCAG GTGATTTTCGGCCCCATGTTCTCAGGAAAAAG CACCGAGCTGATGAGACGGGTCCGTCGCTTCCAGATCGCCCAGTACAAGTGCCTGGTCATCAAGTATGCCAAAGACACTCGCTACAGCAATAACTTCTCCACACATGACCG GAACACCATGGAGGCTCTACCTGCCTGCCAGCTCCGGGATGTGGCCCAGGAAGCCCTGGGTGTGGCTGTCATAGGCATCGACGAGGGGCAGTTT TTCCCCGACATTGTGGAGTTCTGCGAGACCATGGCCAACGCCGGGAAGACAGTGATTGTGGCCGCACTGGACGGGACCTTCCAGAGAAAG GCTTTCGGGGCTGTCCTGCACTTGGTGCCCCTGGCCGAGAGCGTGGTAAAGCTGACCGCGGTGTGCATGGAATGCTTCCGGGAAGCCGCCTACACCAAGAGGCTGGGCACGGAGAAAGAG GTCGAGGTGATCGGTGGAGCAGACAAGTACCACTCTGTGTGTCGCCTCTGCTACTTCAAGAAGTCCTCGGGGCAGCCCGCCGGGATAGACAAGGAGAACTGCCCGGTGCTGGGGAAGCCGGGGGAGGCCGCTGCATCCAGGAAGCTCTTTGCCCCTCAGCAGGTCCTGCAGTGCAACCCCGCCCACTGA